In Silene latifolia isolate original U9 population chromosome 6, ASM4854445v1, whole genome shotgun sequence, the genomic window TAATGTTCTAAAGTTTAATTCCTTATTTAGCTTTTATAATTGGGTTCTCATCCATTTTTTAAAGACGGATGTATTGGGTTTTGATCCGATCGTGTGAAGTCGACGCCCCTAGTAATATCTCCTCTAGCCTCGAACAAATCAAAATTACGAATGGGCAGTGCTAATATTTAAAGTATTCGCTTGCTCGGGGACCTCGTGGTACTATTCGCTTGCTAATATTCAGGTTTAAAACTCAATTCTGTTGCATGCACTCCAATCAACAAATTAAGTTTTACGGAAATTAGGAAACTTAGTGTAAAGTTACGATGAATGATCCCCAAGTGAAACAAAAATCATGTGAATTCATAAAACCATTGAACCCAACTTCTCCAaaacacaaacactttgttttgtCTTTCATAGATCAAAACTTCCCACCAGTTCATTTGCCTTTACTTTTGATTTACCCTAGTTGGGATTCTCCTATAAGATCTTCTGACGATATTATCAGCACCTTAAAAACATCCCTTTCTGAGACCCTAACAATATTCTACCCTCTTGCCGGTCGTTGCATAGGCCAAACCACGGTCTCATGCAACGATCAAGGGGTACCTTTCATTGAGACGGTCGTCAATTGCCGTCTCGACGATGTTCTCAACTCCCCTACAAAAATTGACGTGTTGAGCAAGTTACTACCCCCCATGGATTTATTCTCTTTTGGGCAACTCCCTATTTCTGAGGTTCTCCCTCTTGCATTTCAAATCAATATATTTGCATGTGGTGGGGTAGTCATTGGGTGCTACATGCTCCACAAACTCCTTGATGCAGCCTCAATTAGTACTTTTCTAAACTATTGGGCTGGCCATGCCAAAAACCGCGATTTAGACCTGCTTCGGCCCAATTTTGATGCTGCGGTCACCGCCTTTCCCCCGCCTAGTTCCAATGTAGACGACACCACGATTGAAAATAGCGGTGGTGGGAACCCCGGTATAGCCATGCTATGGAACCGTCTTGGTTCAATCAAAGTCGTCGTTAAGAGCTTCATATTCAACAACGCAACCATAAAGAAACTCAAGGTTGATGGGTCAAGTAAAGTGGTCCCTACCCCAACCAGTTTCGAGGCTGTGGTCGGGTTCGTGTGGCAACACGTTATGCCAGCGGGTCCCAGTGTTGTTTCATTTAGTGCGAACATTAGGAATAGAACAATACCCCCGTTGCCTAGGGAGAGTATGGGTAATTTGCTCATAGGTTTGCACCCAAGGGTCGATAAGCGGGGCGAACTAACCGATCTTGTAAAGGAGATCCATAATGAAGTATTGAAATTAGAACAGAAAGTTGAGAGTTTGAAGGGTGAAAATGGGGTGGATGCTTTTCTTGCATGTAGGGATAGTGGTTGCCCTGCGGGTACAACTCTGTATAATCTTTCTAGTTGGTGTAACCTTGGAATGGATCGGGTCGATTTCGGGTTTGGAAAGCCTAGTAAGATTATTCCATATGGTATGGTAAACCCTCTCCTAAGGAATTCTATAATGCTTGTTGATTATACTGATTGCAATGGTGATGGAATTGAAGTTTGGTTATTTTTGGAGGAGAAAGAAATGGAAATCTTAGAATCCAACCCACAATTCCTTGCATTTGCATCACCTACCTAGTTCTAGCACAAATTCTCATGGTAGATGGATGGTATTTTCAAAAAGTCCTCTCACAACAGATTAAAATAAGAGCAACGGGGGAGAGAGGGTTGTTAAAGATCTTTTTGAGAAGAACCTCACAAGCAAGATTTGTTATTCAAGTGTCCCCTTTATTTTTTTGTATGACTACTCCAAAAAATTATCATAGGAAAACCCGGTCATCAAAGGGTTGGACTACTACTCCGTATTAATTTCATTTTTATTTGTTCCTTC contains:
- the LOC141588595 gene encoding vinorine synthase-like; translation: MNDPQVKQKSCEFIKPLNPTSPKHKHFVLSFIDQNFPPVHLPLLLIYPSWDSPIRSSDDIISTLKTSLSETLTIFYPLAGRCIGQTTVSCNDQGVPFIETVVNCRLDDVLNSPTKIDVLSKLLPPMDLFSFGQLPISEVLPLAFQINIFACGGVVIGCYMLHKLLDAASISTFLNYWAGHAKNRDLDLLRPNFDAAVTAFPPPSSNVDDTTIENSGGGNPGIAMLWNRLGSIKVVVKSFIFNNATIKKLKVDGSSKVVPTPTSFEAVVGFVWQHVMPAGPSVVSFSANIRNRTIPPLPRESMGNLLIGLHPRVDKRGELTDLVKEIHNEVLKLEQKVESLKGENGVDAFLACRDSGCPAGTTLYNLSSWCNLGMDRVDFGFGKPSKIIPYGMVNPLLRNSIMLVDYTDCNGDGIEVWLFLEEKEMEILESNPQFLAFASPT